The genome window GTTCATTGACAATGTGCGCTTTGTCGATTTGCGGTTGCTGACCCTCAACATCCCAAGCCAGCAGGTAATCACCAAGGATAATGTGCCGGCGGCAATTGACGGGGTTCTGTATTTCCTCGTGGCCGATCCGGAGAAGGCCGTGATCCGAATTCAGGATTTCGCTTTCGCGATCGCCCAATACGCGCAGGCGACCCTGCGAGATGTCGTCGGCGGCCTCTCGCTCGACGAGCTGCTTTCCGAACGGGACCAGATCCAGAGGCGAATTGCGGAAGTGGTCGAGCAACACATCCGGGATTGGGGATTGCACCTTGATTCCATTCGTCTGCAAGACATCGAGATGCCGGAAGACTTGAAGCGAATCATGTCACGGCAGGCATCCGCGGAACGGGAAAAGCGGGCTACGATCACGAAGGCGGAAGGCGATAAGATTGCCGCCACCAACCTGGCCGCTGCAGCAGCGGTCATGGAACAGACGCATGGCGCGATGAAGCTGCG of Candidatus Hydrogenedentota bacterium contains these proteins:
- a CDS encoding SPFH domain-containing protein: MQTEKLYAEPQRGHLSLGRALRAILFLIPVLVVGLALFSTFGRGPDRQRIVGLAILIVFAVLWAIVISGIRIAAQWERGVVLRLGKFRSVRGPGIMYIIPFIDNVRFVDLRLLTLNIPSQQVITKDNVPAAIDGVLYFLVADPEKAVIRIQDFAFAIAQYAQATLRDVVGGLSLDELLSERDQIQRRIAEVVEQHIRDWGLHLDSIRLQDIEMPEDLKRIMSRQASAEREKRATITKAEGDKIAATNLAAAAAVMEQTHGAMKLRTLQTIDGLGAGPANTVIMFPVELTDVVERIVTSVSNKTDSPR